The sequence below is a genomic window from Meles meles chromosome 3, mMelMel3.1 paternal haplotype, whole genome shotgun sequence.
ttagagggtagGGGGGTAAGGGGATGTgttggcctggtgatgggtattaaggagggcacatattcatggagcactggatgttatacgtaaacaatgaatctaggaacactacatcaaaaactaatgatgtgctgtatggtgactaacataacataataaatggaggaggagggggagagggaaggggggaggggagaagaagaagagataaatTGTTTTCTTATACTAAGAAAGTTTAgatttgctttgtattttattaaatgttagaTCATCTTGTTTAATTACACAGTTACCAAGCTTTGAAAACACTTGCATACATTTCCAATGTAAAATAAGTTGCATTAAGGAAAATCTAGCCTTTacactgcctctctgcccatcACTTCCCCAATGCACAATTGAATTTTATTACTGAAGTTGTTTCATATTTAATTGAAGAATATGTGCAAATATAGAATTCATATTTTACACTGTCTTAGATCATCACTAACATACTATACATATAATTCTCCATCTTAATTTTTGCATCGAACAATATATCTCGGAGATGAGAACACAGCAATGTAGAGGATATTACTTACTCCTTTGTATAGTTGTCAAATCATCTATTTTGTAGCTATAATGTTTCCTATTGAAGAACATTTAAATTTTGCGTTTTACCATTTCAAATAGTGCTGTAACTAATAAATTTTAACATAtgtctttttgtaatttttccagatttattatTCCTTTCCCCCTCATCTTTATTTAGGTAAATTGTCAAACAAAAGCATATATAATttaagtgtacaatgtgatgatttgatatatatgtacatgtagtGAAATGATTACCAGAATCAAggtaattaatataattaatacatccatcatctcacatatatactgtgtgtgtgtaaaaatgcTTAGGATCTattttcttagcaaatttcaagtattattattattgttgtagAATAAAAAAGACTTACAAaccatagtcaccatgctatacattcaACTTATAACTAGAGTATCAAAACAGTATACATTTCTCCCCCACTTTCCATCCCCTGTTAACCACCAGTCTACTCTCAGTTTTTATGGCCCAGATTCTTCAAAGCCGGGTCACTGGGGCAAAGTGTAAAGGCGTGTTTTCCTAGGGATGGCCTAATCTGTACACACTGTGTACGAGCGAACATTGTATGACAGACTCTATTCTTCTAGTATCATCCACACAATGTCAAACTTGCAATCCGCCCAATCTTATAGCAGATAAATGATATCCTATTGTAGGTGCCATTTATAATTTGTAGTTTCCTCCTTAGATGAGAGATTGGATATGTTTAAGGaccttttgtattttctttttaaatttccacttaGATTCATGACAATCCTCTTGTCTCTTATTCCCTAACCTCCTTTCCCAGGCACAAAATATACTGCCAGGCACCAAGAGCTGTCTAGACTTACAGTTTGCAAACccttggaatatttttccatcttacaCATTTCTTCCTCTCACAGTGTACCTTGGATAGATTCTTTCCTTATCtaatgtttctctttcatttcctgtgACACATGTTCAGTtcactatatttaatatttattaaatataatgataATCCTAGAAAGGCAAGTAGGATATCAGTCAACATTAACCGATCAGAATTTCTGCATTCACAACAGGATAACAGGAATGCCAAAAATAGACTATGTatgcaatcatttaaaaaataatttctgaagatCTGTGTGACTAGCCTTTTCTCACTACTATGTCAGTAGAAAGACCAGTGCTGGATATGTAGTAACCATCACACAAAGAGATATTCTCTCTGCTAAGCAGAAAATTCCAGACTCCTGTCCTTCATTTTCCCAGGAAAGATCATATGAAAAGAATCTTTCGAGCTGATtgttctcactgtcaaataacgGTCATTAAGTTCATGGTTTGTTCAAGAGTGAATTATGGAAATGTCTGTGAAACACCTTGAGGGGAGTGGGCCAGGACTGACTGCTTCAGGGAAGTCCTAAGTCATCCTTCCAGGCCCCCGTGCCATGCCAATACTGAGAATAATTCAGGATCTGGCTgcctcattttccatattttcattccTGACATCCTGAGGTAGATAGGATTGCCCAGATTCAACAGGGTCCTTAAAAATAACTTGTTTATTAAGAAGAACTTTCGCATCATTCACCACAGTCTCCAGGAAATAATTTTGCAAGAAGAATATCTTCCTAAAGTAAACACCACTGGCAATGGGTCCTCCAGTAAGAGCACAGAATTTTTCCACATATCTCAACAGTTTTTCTCCTAATGACTCATCACCCTTCTCAACTGATAGCAAATGGGGAGAGTTGAGGTTTGCCTTGAGTTTCTCCACTGACACATGCAAGTCCTTGGCTATAGTTTCCAGGGATGCATCATCCAGGCCAAAGTAAGACCTGTAGAGGGTTAAAGTCTCCTCCAGCTTCTCCATGTCATTATCACTGATAAAACCCATGAAAGGGATGGTGGCTGATGCTCCAGCCTTCAGGGCTTCCAGCCAGACCCTCTGTTTCAGGGAATCCCTCTTCTGGTCAATGGCGGCCTCAGTAACATTTGGCAGGTACTGCATGAAGATGTGGCGCTTGTGGGCTGGGAGCTCCCTCAGAAAGGTGGTCTCCAGGTGTGGGAAATCATAATCAGACAAATCAAAGCTGGAGATTAAGAAGACCTGAGTGTCACCCATATTAGCATTCTTCAACTGAGTCACACAGTCACTGCGGATCCTTTGCAGGATTTCATCCCTATTGAATGTGCTGGGTTTACTTATTTTTGCACTGTGTAAATCACTGTCCACTTTAGTTCGAACAAAGTAgaaatt
It includes:
- the LOC123938686 gene encoding T-cell-specific guanine nucleotide triphosphate-binding protein 2-like, translating into MGQSFSSTSSSTKRSDLASSFDKFFKNFKPESKILCQETIALIETHLKAGDIPRVASVISDALRDIDNAPLNIAVTGEPGTGKSSFINALRGVRHNEEGAAPTGAVETTLERIAYKHPKLPNVTFWDLPGIMTTTFQPQKYLKKMKFGEYDFFIIISSTRFKISDAHLAEAIRKMKKNFYFVRTKVDSDLHSAKISKPSTFNRDEILQRIRSDCVTQLKNANMGDTQVFLISSFDLSDYDFPHLETTFLRELPAHKRHIFMQYLPNVTEAAIDQKRDSLKQRVWLEALKAGASATIPFMGFISDNDMEKLEETLTLYRSYFGLDDASLETIAKDLHVSVEKLKANLNSPHLLSVEKGDESLGEKLLRYVEKFCALTGGPIASGVYFRKIFFLQNYFLETVVNDAKVLLNKQVIFKDPVESGQSYLPQDVRNENMENEAARS